One window of Paenibacillus sp. FSL K6-3182 genomic DNA carries:
- the prpB gene encoding methylisocitrate lyase, translating to MGHTPGARFREALQVEKPLQIAGAINAFSAIMAERAGFRALYLSGAGVANASFGLPDLGITTLQDCLEDVRRITSVTELPLLVDVDTGFGGAFQIARTIKQMNRAGAAGVHIEDQIMAKRCGHRPNKAIVSKEEMVDRIKAAADAREDDQFVIMARTDALAVEGLEAAIERACACVEAGADMIFPEAITKLEDYQAFADAVKVPILANITEFGQTPLYTIKELEHAGVSLALYPLSAFRAMSAAALHVYETIKQEGTQKNVINVMQTRAELYDFLDYLSYEEKLDQLYGVKEEENRHDN from the coding sequence ATGGGTCATACTCCAGGAGCGCGATTTCGCGAGGCGCTTCAAGTCGAGAAGCCTTTGCAGATCGCAGGCGCTATTAATGCCTTTTCGGCAATAATGGCGGAAAGAGCAGGGTTTCGCGCTTTGTATTTATCTGGTGCAGGTGTTGCTAATGCGTCGTTCGGTCTTCCTGATCTTGGGATTACAACGCTGCAGGATTGTCTTGAGGATGTAAGAAGAATAACGAGTGTTACAGAGCTGCCGCTGCTCGTAGATGTGGATACGGGCTTTGGAGGAGCTTTCCAAATTGCGCGAACGATTAAGCAAATGAACCGTGCGGGAGCCGCCGGCGTTCATATTGAAGATCAAATTATGGCTAAACGCTGCGGGCATCGCCCTAACAAAGCAATCGTAAGCAAGGAGGAAATGGTTGATCGGATTAAAGCTGCTGCAGACGCAAGAGAAGATGATCAATTTGTCATTATGGCTCGCACGGATGCGCTTGCGGTTGAGGGATTAGAAGCAGCGATTGAACGGGCATGCGCCTGTGTGGAAGCCGGGGCAGATATGATTTTCCCTGAGGCAATAACAAAACTTGAGGATTATCAAGCCTTTGCTGATGCGGTGAAGGTTCCTATACTCGCAAACATTACGGAGTTCGGGCAAACTCCGTTGTATACGATAAAAGAGCTTGAGCATGCAGGTGTCAGCTTAGCTCTTTATCCGTTATCTGCCTTTCGCGCAATGTCAGCAGCAGCTCTTCATGTCTATGAAACGATAAAACAAGAAGGAACACAGAAAAATGTCATAAATGTTATGCAAACTAGAGCAGAGCTTTATGATTTCCTCGATTATTTGAGCTACGAAGAGAAGCTGGATCAGCTTTATGGAGTCAAAGAGGAGGAGAACCGTCATGACAACTAA
- the prpC gene encoding 2-methylcitrate synthase: MTTKKQGGLADVIAGQTSISTVGKAGKGLTYRGYSIDDLALHGSFEETAFLLLYGALPNDVQLKDYTKKLASLRQLPAGVLNILEQLPSSTHPMDVLRTGVSALAAFEPENEERDASHIADRLIACSASILLYWYHYQKSGRRIDTETDQQSVAGHFLQLLHDQRPNELHEKAFDVSLVLYAEHEFNASTFAARVTASTLSDMYSAITTGIGTLRGPLHGGANEAAMELIEQFGSVREAEIGIRQMLKDKKLIMGFGHRVYSVSDPRSDIIKYWSNRLSAGTENSIIYPISETIEKIMLQEKKLFANLDFYSASAYRFMGIPTSLFTPIFVISRTSGWASHIIEQRANNRIIRPNADYIGYDLLPWLPIEQRS, encoded by the coding sequence ATGACAACTAAAAAACAAGGCGGTCTCGCCGACGTTATAGCGGGACAGACTTCGATTTCGACAGTCGGAAAAGCAGGAAAGGGCTTAACCTATCGAGGTTATTCGATTGATGATCTCGCCCTTCATGGCAGCTTTGAAGAAACTGCTTTTTTATTGTTATATGGAGCACTGCCAAACGATGTCCAGTTAAAAGATTACACGAAGAAGCTTGCGTCACTTAGACAACTGCCAGCAGGTGTATTGAACATATTGGAGCAGCTGCCGAGCAGCACACATCCAATGGATGTGCTTCGAACGGGGGTTTCGGCGTTAGCTGCGTTCGAACCAGAAAATGAGGAGCGTGACGCTTCCCACATCGCTGATAGATTAATAGCCTGCAGCGCCTCTATTTTATTATATTGGTATCATTATCAGAAGAGTGGGAGAAGGATTGATACAGAGACAGATCAACAAAGTGTTGCTGGACATTTTCTGCAGCTGCTTCATGATCAACGCCCGAACGAGCTTCATGAGAAAGCTTTTGACGTTTCACTTGTCCTGTATGCGGAGCATGAATTCAACGCTTCTACATTTGCAGCACGTGTTACTGCATCTACTTTATCAGATATGTATTCCGCCATTACGACTGGCATCGGCACACTCCGTGGACCTCTTCACGGCGGTGCCAACGAAGCCGCGATGGAGCTGATTGAACAATTCGGCAGCGTGCGCGAAGCCGAAATCGGGATTAGGCAAATGCTGAAGGACAAAAAATTAATTATGGGCTTTGGACATCGTGTTTATTCTGTATCTGACCCACGATCCGATATTATTAAATACTGGTCAAATAGACTCTCTGCAGGGACTGAGAATTCAATCATTTATCCAATTTCCGAAACTATAGAGAAAATAATGCTGCAAGAGAAAAAACTATTTGCTAATTTGGATTTTTACAGCGCGTCAGCCTATCGATTTATGGGCATTCCAACCTCACTTTTTACACCGATCTTCGTTATTTCTCGTACCAGCGGCTGGGCTTCCCATATCATTGAACAACGTGCAAACAATCGAATCATTCGTCCAAATGCTGATTATATTGGCTATGATTTGCTGCCTTGGCTGCCTATCGAGCAACGATCCTAA